A portion of the Fusobacterium nucleatum genome contains these proteins:
- a CDS encoding NfeD family protein — protein sequence MGYVFWLILTIIFSIIEFMGPALVSVWFAFASAITIFVSLAFDNLKVEITFFTVISVLAILFLRPFAKKVLSRKDNFDAEAIDTNIVIKKIVDVSKEEKVYDVSYKGSIWTALSNEIFEIGDIPMISGFKGNKIIIKK from the coding sequence TTGGGATATGTATTTTGGTTGATACTTACAATTATATTTTCTATTATTGAATTTATGGGACCTGCACTTGTTTCAGTTTGGTTTGCTTTTGCATCTGCTATAACAATATTTGTCTCTTTGGCATTTGATAATTTAAAGGTAGAAATAACCTTTTTTACTGTTATTTCTGTTTTAGCAATTTTATTTCTTAGACCTTTTGCAAAAAAAGTTCTTTCTCGTAAAGATAATTTTGATGCTGAGGCAATAGATACAAATATTGTAATAAAGAAAATTGTAGACGTTAGTAAAGAAGAAAAAGTTTATGATGTTAGTTACAAAGGTTCTATTTGGACTGCATTAAGCAATGAAATTTTTGAAATAGGAGATATTCCTATGATTTCTGGTTTTAAAGGAAATAAAATTATTATAAAAAAATAA
- a CDS encoding adenylate/guanylate cyclase domain-containing protein produces MASYDYKNGKSRIEEILNNKMEIIEKEKVPKDDNFTFDNGYYSWVSAIFVDIRESSKLFTDKDKEKVAKIIRSFTSEIIEILREDDNLREIGIRGDCVYVIYTTPKKNDIYEIAEKTFFINTFMKMLNRLLEEKSYPTIKVGIGMSTAQELVVKAGRKNVSINSKVWIGDAVTKASNLSSLGNKDGVLPIVFSELSYINFIEKLVENTSNDDPKSWFKKYSTNEYGIYYSANIIKNGFYNWIKNGMN; encoded by the coding sequence TTAAATAATAAGATGGAAATTATTGAAAAAGAAAAAGTTCCAAAAGATGACAATTTTACATTTGATAATGGTTATTATAGTTGGGTTTCAGCAATTTTTGTTGATATTAGAGAATCTTCTAAGTTATTTACTGACAAAGATAAAGAAAAAGTAGCAAAAATTATAAGAAGTTTCACATCTGAAATTATTGAAATTTTGAGAGAAGATGATAATTTAAGAGAAATTGGAATAAGAGGTGATTGTGTATATGTAATTTATACAACTCCAAAAAAAAATGATATTTATGAAATAGCGGAAAAAACATTTTTTATTAATACTTTTATGAAAATGTTAAATAGACTATTAGAAGAAAAATCTTACCCTACTATTAAAGTAGGAATAGGAATGTCAACTGCTCAAGAATTAGTAGTGAAGGCAGGGAGAAAGAATGTTAGTATCAATAGTAAAGTATGGATAGGAGATGCTGTAACTAAAGCTTCAAATTTATCTTCATTAGGAAATAAAGATGGAGTTTTGCCAATTGTATTTTCAGAATTAAGTTATATCAATTTTATTGAAAAACTAGTTGAAAATACTTCAAATGATGATCCTAAATCATGGTTTAAAAAATATAGTACAAATGAATATGGAATTTATTATAGTGCAAATATTATAAAAAATGGTTTTTATAATTGGATTAAAAATGGAATGAATTAG
- a CDS encoding SPFH domain-containing protein, with translation MFYIPFFILLVVLIAIVMFKAVKIVPESQVYIVEKLGKYYQSLSSGLNLINPFFDRVARIVSLKEQVVDFDPQAVITKDNATMQIDTVVYFQITDPKLYTYGVERPLSAIENLTATTLRNIIGDMTVDETLTSRDIINTKMRQELDDATDPWGIKVNRVELKSILPPNDIRVAMEKEMKAEREKRAKILEAQATRESAILVAEGEKQSAILRAEAEKEVKIKEAEGRAQAILEVQKAEAEAIKVLNEAKPTKEILALKSFATFEKVADGKSTKILIPSEIQNLAGFMQAIKEIK, from the coding sequence ATGTTTTATATTCCGTTTTTTATCTTATTAGTAGTTTTAATAGCAATAGTTATGTTTAAAGCTGTTAAAATCGTTCCTGAATCACAAGTTTATATTGTTGAAAAATTAGGAAAATATTATCAATCTTTAAGTTCAGGTTTGAATTTAATCAATCCATTCTTTGATAGAGTAGCAAGAATAGTATCTCTTAAAGAACAAGTTGTTGATTTTGATCCACAAGCAGTTATTACAAAAGATAATGCTACTATGCAAATTGATACTGTTGTTTATTTCCAAATAACTGATCCTAAATTATATACTTATGGTGTTGAAAGACCTTTGTCAGCTATTGAAAATTTAACTGCTACAACTCTTAGAAATATTATAGGGGATATGACAGTTGATGAAACTTTAACATCAAGAGATATCATTAATACAAAAATGCGTCAAGAACTAGATGATGCAACTGATCCTTGGGGAATAAAGGTAAATAGAGTTGAGTTGAAATCTATACTTCCTCCAAATGATATCAGAGTTGCAATGGAAAAAGAAATGAAAGCTGAAAGAGAAAAAAGAGCAAAAATTCTTGAAGCACAAGCTACAAGAGAATCTGCTATTCTTGTTGCAGAAGGGGAAAAACAATCAGCGATATTGAGAGCTGAAGCTGAAAAAGAAGTTAAAATTAAAGAAGCTGAAGGTAGAGCACAAGCAATACTTGAAGTGCAAAAAGCTGAAGCTGAAGCTATTAAAGTTTTAAATGAAGCTAAACCAACAAAAGAAATTTTAGCATTAAAGTCTTTTGCTACATTTGAAAAAGTTGCTGATGGAAAATCTACAAAGATTCTTATTCCAAGTGAAATTCAAAACTTAGCTGGATTTATGCAAGCTATTAAAGAAATAAAATAA